A genomic window from Hyla sarda isolate aHylSar1 chromosome 8, aHylSar1.hap1, whole genome shotgun sequence includes:
- the KIF22 gene encoding kinesin-like protein KIF22 isoform X1 produces MRSVPALSSLLVGASRGAPGDFSLAVGEGGRQIRTEGGESNNRCGGTAACDRREEETGELPGANMAKRVSMMDGHGGVNKKPSPARVRVAVRLRPPMEKDEEKACVRGLDSQSLEIVNWRNQLETMQYQFDAFYGDKATQREIYTGSVYPILPHLLVGQNASVFAYGPTGAGKTHTMLGNPNQPGIIPRAVRDLLQMTRGVDGKLEEENWSYSITMSYVEIYQEKVMDLLEPKNKDLPIREDKDHNILIPGVTQKTINSFSDFDEHFIPASQNRTVASTKLNDRSSRSHAVLLIKMQKNQQVPPFRQLTGKLYLIDLAGSEDNRRTGNQGIRLKESGAINSSLFTLSKVVDALNQGLPRIPYRDSKLTRLLQDSLGGSAHSVMITNIAPEQKYYFDTLTALNFAAKSKQIINKPFSQETTQAPAHPTMKRPREDVENNTSTRQPKKTKMDSIEESPNMTRDGPNPKKGKLKLSSLDPAVVERLLKLDKILSEKGKMENQLLSTPKRERMALLKKWEESQVEIERLKEKQKELEEKALAAEARLEKSNSSDFELSDSSVNESTFRAPLRTRATSTAKTKKVLRVLPLQGENLGDLTAKGELSGTGLGLNPNAKEEGITVVEKKTRKAHAGRENEPSWEVNMRTDLLQKGREKILNLLNTGSLKELKSLQKIGEKKAKLIVGWREVNGPFKSVEDLASMEGMSTKLVASFLKINILSIVAS; encoded by the exons ATGAGGAGCGTCCCAGCGCTTTCAAGCCTCCTGGTCGGCGCGTCACGTGGTGCGCCAGGCGACTTCTCATTGGCTGTTGGTGAAGGCGGCCGCCAAATACGAACTGAGGGGGGAGAATCCAATAACCGATGTGGAGGCACCGCGGCCTGTGACCGGAGAGAGGAGGAGACCGGAGAG CTTCCAGGGGCAAACATGGCGAAGAGAGTGAGCATGATGGACGGCCACGGCGGCGTGAATAAGAAGCCGTCCCCGGCCCGGGTGCGAGTGGCGGTCCGGCTTCGGCCGCCCATGGAGAAGGACGAGGAGAAGGCCTGTGTCCGGGGTCTGGACTCGCAGTCACTGGAGATCGTCAACTGGAGGAACCAACTGGAAACCATGCAGTACCA GTTTGACGCCTTCTACGGAGACAAGGCCACGCAGCGGGAGATTTACACCGGCTCAGTCTACCCAATTCTTCCTCACTTGTTGGTCGGACAGAACGCCAGCGTGTTTGCCTATGGACCGACAGGAGCCG GTAAGACCCACACCATGCTGGGGAACCCGAACCAGCCGGGCATCATACCACGAGCTGTGCGAGACCTGCTGCAGATGACCCGGGGGGTGGACGGGAAGCTTGAGGAGGAGAACTGGAGCTACTCCATCACCATGTCCTACGTGGAGATTTACCAGGAGAAG GTGATGGATCTGCTGGAGCCCAAGAACAAGGACCTTCCAATCCGAGAAGACAAAGACCACAATATCCTCATCCCCGGGGTGACTCAAAAGACCATCAACTCCTTCTCAGACTTTGATGAGCATTTTATTCCCGCCAGCCAGAACCGCACAGTCGCCAGCACCAAGCTCAACGACCGATCCAGCCGCAGCCACGCCGTCCTGCTTATCAAG ATGCAGAAGAATCAGCAGGTCCCTCCATTCCGGCAGCTGACGGGGAAACTTTACCTCATAGACCTGGCCGGGTCTGAAGACAACCGCCGCACCGGGAACCAGGGCATCCGCCTGAAGGAGAGCGGCGCCATCAACTCCTCCCTCTTCACCCTCAGCAAAGTGGTGGACGCCTTAAACCAGGGGCTCCCAAGAATCCCCTACAGAGACAGCAAGCTGACCCGGCTCCTGCAG GATTCGCTCGGTGGCTCCGCCCACAGCGTCATGATCACAAACATCGCCCCGGAACAGAAGTATTACTTTGACACACTCACTGCCCTCAACTTCGCTGCCAAGTCTAAGCAGATTATCAACAAACCGTTCAGTCAGGAGACCACGCAGGCCCCAG CTCATCCCACCATGAAGAGACCGCGGGAGGATGTGGAGAATAACACCTCAACCCGACAGCCTAAAAAAACCAAGATGGATTCCATAGAAGAGTCTCCTAATATGACCAGAGATGGCCCTAACCCCAAAAA GGGGAAACTCAAGCTCTCCTCCTTAGACCCAGCGGTAGTGGAGCGGCTGCTGAAGCTGGACAAGATCCTGAGCGAGAAGGGAAAGATGGAAAACCAGCTACTGAGCACGCCCAAGCGGGAGCGCATGGCCCTCCTGAAGAAGTGGGAGGAGAGTCAGGTGGAGATCGAG AGGCTGAAGGAGAAGCAGAAGGAGCTGGAGGAGAAGGCTCTGGCGGCTGAAGCTCGGCTCGAGAAATCAAACAGCTCAGACTTCGAGTTGTCGGACTCCAGTGTGAACGAGAGCACGTTCCGGGCCCCTCTGAGGACTCGCGCCACCTCCACCGCCAAGACCAAGAAAGTGCTCCGCGTCCTGCCCCTGCAGGGTGAGAATCTTGGAGACCTCACAGCTAAGGGCGAGCTGTCTGGCACGGGCCTGG GTCTCAATCCAAACGCCAAAGAAGAAGGGATCACGGTGGTGGAGAAGAAAACCCGG AAAGCGCACGCCGGCCGGGAGAACGAGCCCAGCTGGGAGGTGAACatgaggacggatctgctccAGAAGGGACGGGAGAAGATCCTCAACCTACTCAACACCGGATCCCTGAAGGAGCTAAAGTCCCTGCAGAAGATCGGAGAGAAGAAGGCCAAGCTGATCGTGGGCTGGAGGGAGGTCAACGGGCCCTTCAAGAGT GTGGAGGACCTGGCCTCTATGGAAGGGATGTCCACCAAACTAGTCGCCTCCTTTTTAAAG ATCAACATTCTGAGCATAGTCGCGAGCTGA
- the KIF22 gene encoding kinesin-like protein KIF22 isoform X2: MRSVPALSSLLVGASRGAPGDFSLAVGEGGRQIRTEGGESNNRCGGTAACDRREEETGELPGANMAKRVSMMDGHGGVNKKPSPARVRVAVRLRPPMEKDEEKACVRGLDSQSLEIVNWRNQLETMQYQFDAFYGDKATQREIYTGSVYPILPHLLVGQNASVFAYGPTGAGKTHTMLGNPNQPGIIPRAVRDLLQMTRGVDGKLEEENWSYSITMSYVEIYQEKVMDLLEPKNKDLPIREDKDHNILIPGVTQKTINSFSDFDEHFIPASQNRTVASTKLNDRSSRSHAVLLIKMQKNQQVPPFRQLTGKLYLIDLAGSEDNRRTGNQGIRLKESGAINSSLFTLSKVVDALNQGLPRIPYRDSKLTRLLQDSLGGSAHSVMITNIAPEQKYYFDTLTALNFAAKSKQIINKPFSQETTQAPAHPTMKRPREDVENNTSTRQPKKTKMDSIEESPNMTRDGPNPKKGKLKLSSLDPAVVERLLKLDKILSEKGKMENQLLSTPKRERMALLKKWEESQVEIERLKEKQKELEEKALAAEARLEKSNSSDFELSDSSVNESTFRAPLRTRATSTAKTKKVLRVLPLQGLNPNAKEEGITVVEKKTRKAHAGRENEPSWEVNMRTDLLQKGREKILNLLNTGSLKELKSLQKIGEKKAKLIVGWREVNGPFKSVEDLASMEGMSTKLVASFLKINILSIVAS, from the exons ATGAGGAGCGTCCCAGCGCTTTCAAGCCTCCTGGTCGGCGCGTCACGTGGTGCGCCAGGCGACTTCTCATTGGCTGTTGGTGAAGGCGGCCGCCAAATACGAACTGAGGGGGGAGAATCCAATAACCGATGTGGAGGCACCGCGGCCTGTGACCGGAGAGAGGAGGAGACCGGAGAG CTTCCAGGGGCAAACATGGCGAAGAGAGTGAGCATGATGGACGGCCACGGCGGCGTGAATAAGAAGCCGTCCCCGGCCCGGGTGCGAGTGGCGGTCCGGCTTCGGCCGCCCATGGAGAAGGACGAGGAGAAGGCCTGTGTCCGGGGTCTGGACTCGCAGTCACTGGAGATCGTCAACTGGAGGAACCAACTGGAAACCATGCAGTACCA GTTTGACGCCTTCTACGGAGACAAGGCCACGCAGCGGGAGATTTACACCGGCTCAGTCTACCCAATTCTTCCTCACTTGTTGGTCGGACAGAACGCCAGCGTGTTTGCCTATGGACCGACAGGAGCCG GTAAGACCCACACCATGCTGGGGAACCCGAACCAGCCGGGCATCATACCACGAGCTGTGCGAGACCTGCTGCAGATGACCCGGGGGGTGGACGGGAAGCTTGAGGAGGAGAACTGGAGCTACTCCATCACCATGTCCTACGTGGAGATTTACCAGGAGAAG GTGATGGATCTGCTGGAGCCCAAGAACAAGGACCTTCCAATCCGAGAAGACAAAGACCACAATATCCTCATCCCCGGGGTGACTCAAAAGACCATCAACTCCTTCTCAGACTTTGATGAGCATTTTATTCCCGCCAGCCAGAACCGCACAGTCGCCAGCACCAAGCTCAACGACCGATCCAGCCGCAGCCACGCCGTCCTGCTTATCAAG ATGCAGAAGAATCAGCAGGTCCCTCCATTCCGGCAGCTGACGGGGAAACTTTACCTCATAGACCTGGCCGGGTCTGAAGACAACCGCCGCACCGGGAACCAGGGCATCCGCCTGAAGGAGAGCGGCGCCATCAACTCCTCCCTCTTCACCCTCAGCAAAGTGGTGGACGCCTTAAACCAGGGGCTCCCAAGAATCCCCTACAGAGACAGCAAGCTGACCCGGCTCCTGCAG GATTCGCTCGGTGGCTCCGCCCACAGCGTCATGATCACAAACATCGCCCCGGAACAGAAGTATTACTTTGACACACTCACTGCCCTCAACTTCGCTGCCAAGTCTAAGCAGATTATCAACAAACCGTTCAGTCAGGAGACCACGCAGGCCCCAG CTCATCCCACCATGAAGAGACCGCGGGAGGATGTGGAGAATAACACCTCAACCCGACAGCCTAAAAAAACCAAGATGGATTCCATAGAAGAGTCTCCTAATATGACCAGAGATGGCCCTAACCCCAAAAA GGGGAAACTCAAGCTCTCCTCCTTAGACCCAGCGGTAGTGGAGCGGCTGCTGAAGCTGGACAAGATCCTGAGCGAGAAGGGAAAGATGGAAAACCAGCTACTGAGCACGCCCAAGCGGGAGCGCATGGCCCTCCTGAAGAAGTGGGAGGAGAGTCAGGTGGAGATCGAG AGGCTGAAGGAGAAGCAGAAGGAGCTGGAGGAGAAGGCTCTGGCGGCTGAAGCTCGGCTCGAGAAATCAAACAGCTCAGACTTCGAGTTGTCGGACTCCAGTGTGAACGAGAGCACGTTCCGGGCCCCTCTGAGGACTCGCGCCACCTCCACCGCCAAGACCAAGAAAGTGCTCCGCGTCCTGCCCCTGCAGG GTCTCAATCCAAACGCCAAAGAAGAAGGGATCACGGTGGTGGAGAAGAAAACCCGG AAAGCGCACGCCGGCCGGGAGAACGAGCCCAGCTGGGAGGTGAACatgaggacggatctgctccAGAAGGGACGGGAGAAGATCCTCAACCTACTCAACACCGGATCCCTGAAGGAGCTAAAGTCCCTGCAGAAGATCGGAGAGAAGAAGGCCAAGCTGATCGTGGGCTGGAGGGAGGTCAACGGGCCCTTCAAGAGT GTGGAGGACCTGGCCTCTATGGAAGGGATGTCCACCAAACTAGTCGCCTCCTTTTTAAAG ATCAACATTCTGAGCATAGTCGCGAGCTGA
- the KIF22 gene encoding kinesin-like protein KIF22 isoform X3 — protein MAKRVSMMDGHGGVNKKPSPARVRVAVRLRPPMEKDEEKACVRGLDSQSLEIVNWRNQLETMQYQFDAFYGDKATQREIYTGSVYPILPHLLVGQNASVFAYGPTGAGKTHTMLGNPNQPGIIPRAVRDLLQMTRGVDGKLEEENWSYSITMSYVEIYQEKVMDLLEPKNKDLPIREDKDHNILIPGVTQKTINSFSDFDEHFIPASQNRTVASTKLNDRSSRSHAVLLIKMQKNQQVPPFRQLTGKLYLIDLAGSEDNRRTGNQGIRLKESGAINSSLFTLSKVVDALNQGLPRIPYRDSKLTRLLQDSLGGSAHSVMITNIAPEQKYYFDTLTALNFAAKSKQIINKPFSQETTQAPAHPTMKRPREDVENNTSTRQPKKTKMDSIEESPNMTRDGPNPKKGKLKLSSLDPAVVERLLKLDKILSEKGKMENQLLSTPKRERMALLKKWEESQVEIERLKEKQKELEEKALAAEARLEKSNSSDFELSDSSVNESTFRAPLRTRATSTAKTKKVLRVLPLQGENLGDLTAKGELSGTGLGLNPNAKEEGITVVEKKTRKAHAGRENEPSWEVNMRTDLLQKGREKILNLLNTGSLKELKSLQKIGEKKAKLIVGWREVNGPFKSVEDLASMEGMSTKLVASFLKINILSIVAS, from the exons ATGGCGAAGAGAGTGAGCATGATGGACGGCCACGGCGGCGTGAATAAGAAGCCGTCCCCGGCCCGGGTGCGAGTGGCGGTCCGGCTTCGGCCGCCCATGGAGAAGGACGAGGAGAAGGCCTGTGTCCGGGGTCTGGACTCGCAGTCACTGGAGATCGTCAACTGGAGGAACCAACTGGAAACCATGCAGTACCA GTTTGACGCCTTCTACGGAGACAAGGCCACGCAGCGGGAGATTTACACCGGCTCAGTCTACCCAATTCTTCCTCACTTGTTGGTCGGACAGAACGCCAGCGTGTTTGCCTATGGACCGACAGGAGCCG GTAAGACCCACACCATGCTGGGGAACCCGAACCAGCCGGGCATCATACCACGAGCTGTGCGAGACCTGCTGCAGATGACCCGGGGGGTGGACGGGAAGCTTGAGGAGGAGAACTGGAGCTACTCCATCACCATGTCCTACGTGGAGATTTACCAGGAGAAG GTGATGGATCTGCTGGAGCCCAAGAACAAGGACCTTCCAATCCGAGAAGACAAAGACCACAATATCCTCATCCCCGGGGTGACTCAAAAGACCATCAACTCCTTCTCAGACTTTGATGAGCATTTTATTCCCGCCAGCCAGAACCGCACAGTCGCCAGCACCAAGCTCAACGACCGATCCAGCCGCAGCCACGCCGTCCTGCTTATCAAG ATGCAGAAGAATCAGCAGGTCCCTCCATTCCGGCAGCTGACGGGGAAACTTTACCTCATAGACCTGGCCGGGTCTGAAGACAACCGCCGCACCGGGAACCAGGGCATCCGCCTGAAGGAGAGCGGCGCCATCAACTCCTCCCTCTTCACCCTCAGCAAAGTGGTGGACGCCTTAAACCAGGGGCTCCCAAGAATCCCCTACAGAGACAGCAAGCTGACCCGGCTCCTGCAG GATTCGCTCGGTGGCTCCGCCCACAGCGTCATGATCACAAACATCGCCCCGGAACAGAAGTATTACTTTGACACACTCACTGCCCTCAACTTCGCTGCCAAGTCTAAGCAGATTATCAACAAACCGTTCAGTCAGGAGACCACGCAGGCCCCAG CTCATCCCACCATGAAGAGACCGCGGGAGGATGTGGAGAATAACACCTCAACCCGACAGCCTAAAAAAACCAAGATGGATTCCATAGAAGAGTCTCCTAATATGACCAGAGATGGCCCTAACCCCAAAAA GGGGAAACTCAAGCTCTCCTCCTTAGACCCAGCGGTAGTGGAGCGGCTGCTGAAGCTGGACAAGATCCTGAGCGAGAAGGGAAAGATGGAAAACCAGCTACTGAGCACGCCCAAGCGGGAGCGCATGGCCCTCCTGAAGAAGTGGGAGGAGAGTCAGGTGGAGATCGAG AGGCTGAAGGAGAAGCAGAAGGAGCTGGAGGAGAAGGCTCTGGCGGCTGAAGCTCGGCTCGAGAAATCAAACAGCTCAGACTTCGAGTTGTCGGACTCCAGTGTGAACGAGAGCACGTTCCGGGCCCCTCTGAGGACTCGCGCCACCTCCACCGCCAAGACCAAGAAAGTGCTCCGCGTCCTGCCCCTGCAGGGTGAGAATCTTGGAGACCTCACAGCTAAGGGCGAGCTGTCTGGCACGGGCCTGG GTCTCAATCCAAACGCCAAAGAAGAAGGGATCACGGTGGTGGAGAAGAAAACCCGG AAAGCGCACGCCGGCCGGGAGAACGAGCCCAGCTGGGAGGTGAACatgaggacggatctgctccAGAAGGGACGGGAGAAGATCCTCAACCTACTCAACACCGGATCCCTGAAGGAGCTAAAGTCCCTGCAGAAGATCGGAGAGAAGAAGGCCAAGCTGATCGTGGGCTGGAGGGAGGTCAACGGGCCCTTCAAGAGT GTGGAGGACCTGGCCTCTATGGAAGGGATGTCCACCAAACTAGTCGCCTCCTTTTTAAAG ATCAACATTCTGAGCATAGTCGCGAGCTGA